Proteins encoded within one genomic window of Leucoraja erinacea ecotype New England chromosome 24, Leri_hhj_1, whole genome shotgun sequence:
- the LOC129708930 gene encoding cleavage and polyadenylation specificity factor subunit 6-like, with protein MGCGKMAVRTNMAGQALRDLLDAESAEAASSEQPQNENQSQMDLYDDLINDIIGVPLNNGIKPNICNLRPQCSSNNITLTTAHRWKATPPKRTGQNKVVLPEKKTLLIGNLTWWTTEEDLASCIRSAGICNVDKIRFYEVPKGGQSKGFARVDLTSDWDVNRLLEMLPKKKVHGRVPDVRYLNISNRQYFETQFINAMEKSKLHSAENDIFEGYDGNDNESAFDSSKEMVQDDPTVEDQILSPFVQPMGSPIDHRLQPGSTISPNFVMQDFISLGVSTPGNPALGIGEYRHIQTLQTVCGVPATFYPPFITSLSAMEHQKPPPMFNPCYQDYRIPGREADLQVTLQSRPITKELETKELILTSNNKSKDDSSEDFGSLLRLVSFVKKSKSVANDEDNETLNCPANQRQEGETKKVSSGLREHEYSTHRENRRSGERSGSVRERSRSPCSSDGHYQENKMDYNQDRQKPHQRLRCEYSPHEDHHSDRSQDHRDSFGQESACDSTRYPSRNIDSWSGYCEKSGKGQDYSPEKYFGRKQEKDRKYQF; from the exons CCACAAAATGAAAATCAGAGCCAGATGGATTTGTATGATGATTTAATCAATGATATAATAGGAGTACCTTTAAATAACGGGATCAAACCTAACATTTGTAATCTCCGGCCACAGTGCTCATCAAATAATATTACTCTAACTACTGCTCATCGATGGAAAGCAACTCCACCCAAACGTACAGGCCAGAATAAAGTTGTACTTCCTGAGAAGAAGACTTTGCTCATTGGTAATCTGACATGG TGGACAACTGAGGAGGACCTGGCAAGCTGCATTCGCTCGGCTGGAATATGTAATGTTGATAAAATCAGATTTTATGAAGTTCCAAAAGGTGGTCAATCGAAAGG ATTTGCCAGAGTGGATTTGACCTCGGATTGGGATGTCAACAGATTGTTGGAAATGCTTCCAAAGAAAAAGGTTCACGGGAGGGTTCCTGATGTCCGGTACCTTAACATATCAAACCGGCAGTATTTTGAAACACAGTTCATAAATG CAATGGAAAAATCCAAGTTGCATTCAGCAGAGAATGACATTTTTGAAGGTTATGACGGAAATGACAACGAATCTGCATTTGATTCTTCAAAAGAGATGGTTCAAG ATGATCCTACGGTTGAAGACCAAATCCTTTCACCTTTCGTGCAGCCGATGGGTTCACCCATTGACCACAGACTCCAACCTGGTTCTACTATTTCTCCAAACTTTGTGATGCAAGATTTCATTTCGCTGGGCGTTTCTACTCCTGGGAACCCAGCCCTAGGTATTGGTGAATACAGACACATTCAGACATTGCAAACGGTTTGTGGAGTTCCTGCAACCTTCTATCCACCATTCATCACCAGCCTCTCTGCTATGGAGCACCAGAAACCCCCACCTATGTTTAATCCATGCTATCAAGATTACAGAATACCTGGAAG GGAAGCAGATCTTCAGGTAACACTTCAAAGCAGGCCGATCACAAAAGAACTCGAGACAAAAGAGCTTATTTTAACCAGTAATAACAAGAGCAAAG ATGACTCATCGGAAGATTTTGGGAGTCTCCTTCGGCTTGTTTCTTTCGTTAAAAAGTCAAAATCAGTTGCAAACGATGAGGACAACGAAACGTTAAATTGTCCTGCAAATCAGCGGCAGGAGGGAGAAACTAAAAAGGTTTCTTCAGGATTACG GGAGCATGAATATTCAACGCACAGAGAAAATCGCAGATCTGGGGAGAGAAGTGGATCGGTGAGAGAACGTTCCAGGAGTCCGTGTTCCAGTGATGGCCATTATCAAGAGAATAAAATGGATTATAATCAAGATAGGCAAAAACCCCATCAAAGGCTTCGTTGTGAATATTCTCCTCATGAAGATCACCACTCAGACAGAAGCCAAGATCACAGAGACAGCTTTGGCCAAGAAAGTGCTTGTGACTCTACCAGATACCCTTCTAGAAATATAGACTCTTGGAGTGGTTATTGTGAAAAGAGTGGAAAAGGACAAGATTACAGTCCAGAAAAATATTTTGGCAGAAAACAAGAAAAGGATAGAAAGTACCAGTTTTGA